A stretch of DNA from Triticum dicoccoides isolate Atlit2015 ecotype Zavitan chromosome 2A, WEW_v2.0, whole genome shotgun sequence:
AGTCTGCATTCGACTCCACTAACGTATGTTTTAACATATGCATCATCAGCAACAACACAGTTTCTTATACCTGGGTCATGTTTGACATTACCAACCTGATATGCTAGCAATACAGAATTATGATTTGTTATTGGATGAATGTAGAATAGCTAATTTCACATAATAACTTTATTTGTTTATTTTCCTCAAATACACATGACAAACTCTGGCAAAGTCACATTTATAAAGAACTTTGGCTGTGGCATGTCTGGCCCCTTTAAAGCAGCACAAACTGAGCATTTTCTTGATATCACAGCACTCAGCAAACAGGATTTCAACTCATAGAATAGCACTCAAACAAAATACCCATGCATTCTAAAGGATGACAGCAATTAAAATTTTATGACAGCTGacatgcaagttctgatgaaaTACTTCGACATGAAGGCATGTGAAACAATAGTAATTCTGTGAACTTAATGCTTTTTATTTCACAAGAGCATGAAACAATCAGTCATCCCGTGAACCTTCACCAACCATTAGAGCATGGTAGGCTGCATTGGACTCCACCAACGCATGTTTTAACATACACATTATCAGCAACAGTGCAATTTCTGATACCTGGGTCATGTTTGACATTACCAACCAGATATACTAGCACTACATAATTATGATCTGTTAATGTATGGATGTCGAATAGCTAATTTCAGGTCATAAAGGGTCATGAGTGCAGTgtttcggtgcccaggctcatctgcacccggtcagaaaaaaatcacaaaagtttcataaaaaaaatcaattttttttgcatggtagaaaATTTAGCGCGCGAGGTCCGCtccaattttcaaatcatttgggCATCTGAGAAGCtcttggcaaaaaagacaaatcgggtcagaacagcgcatgaacagtaaacttttttacagaccccaaatttgtcttttttgccgagggctactcagatgtccaaatgatttgaaaattggagcggacctcatgcatcaaattatctaccaagcaaattttcttggaatttttctagtatttgttttgatttttttcgtcaGCGGTTTATTTTCCTCAAATACAAATGACAAGCTCTGGCAATGTCACATTGATAAGGAACTTTGGCTGTGGCAAGGTTTGGCACCTTTAAAGCAGCAAACTGAGGATATCCCCGACATCACAGCAACTCAGCAAACAGGATTTCAATTCATAGAGTAACACTTAAACATACTACATGCTATCTAAAGGATGAAAACAATTAAAATTTATGACAGCTGAGAGTATATGTCATGCAAGTTGTGATCAAACAATTGTCAGCAAGAGAGCCAAGAGCAAGCATACCTTGGTGCATGATTCCATTGAACCTCAGTAGTCGCAGAACAAGCTTGGAAGCACCCACACCTGCGGCCTCCCGAAACCAACCCCTGGTTCACCTGGATACTGTGCAGGGAAGCATTTACAGGTCCCATCGACTAGAGAATACTCGCTCCACCCCCCACTCCATGGCAATGATCCATACACACAGTCGGCACGGATCCCTGGAACATCTGGACCAAGGCACGCGACAAAATCGTCGTAGCCAATAAACAGCGTCCGCCCGCCGAGGCTCGTTATCATCACCCACTTCCCCACATTGAAGTCCCACCGGAAAATCTTGTATTCCGGATCGATGCGCCCCACCTTGCAGATAAGCAGGGGCTCGCCACCGCACTCCCCCAGCAATGATCCGCCTACGGTCTCCTTCAGAGTCTCTTCAAGATCCTCGTCGAATTCGCCTCCAAGCATCCACAGCTCCATGGTGTTGTCCTTGGGGAGCGAAGCCATCACGAGCCCGCAGGAGGGGAGGAGCCCGTAGAGGGCGCCGTTGACAATGCGCCAGTCCTGGATCTCAAAGTCGCCGCCGTAGGACGCGACGGCCCAGTGGGCGTACCAGAGGCTGCAGTACTGGATCTCGGTGCGGCCCTTCGCCGGGGCGAAGACGTAGCCGCCGCTGAGGATGACGCGGCTGTACTCCAGCGGGGGCCTGGGGAAGCGGGCCTGCGCGCCGGAGAGGAGGTCGGTGACGAGGATCTCGCCGGTGGCGCCGTCGACGGCGGCGACGCGGGCGCCGTCGGAGGTGAGGACGCCGCCGGTCCTGGCGAAGGGGAGGCGGGCGCGGAAGCGGAGGAGGCGGCGGTCGGGGACGTGGAAGAGGGCGAGCGAGAAGGCGGCGCAGCCGGGCTCGAGGACCTTGAAGAGGGACAGCGAGGGGTCGGCGGTGTGGGGCACGAGGAGGTGCGGCGGCTGGTTCGCGAGCAGGGCCCGGCAGTTGGGCAGCGCGGCGCGGTAGGCGCGGCAGCCGGCGCGCAGGGCGAAGAAGTCGTGCAGGCTCGTCAGGTGCTTCGCGATGTCCGGGACCAGCTCCGCGGGGATGTACGGCCCGCCGGCATCTCCGTCGCTGTCGACGGGGGCGTTGGCGGGCAGATCTGGGCCGCCGTCGTTCGCAGCCATcctcctccctcccttcctccctcgCCGCGACCAGCACAAGCTAATTTTATCGGAGTCGAACGAAGTCGCGAGATTTATGGTGGCAACggccggcggaggaggcggcggagcccGGCGGCGACGGCGCAAAAAGAGGGGAAACTGTCAAACCCTTCACCCACGTCGGCGCTGATGTGAGAGGGGAGAATTTCAGGTGCTCCCGAGCCTCCCGTGTTACCATGATACATGGATTTGTGGTCCGTCAGATCGGAGATCAACGGTTAGTGTTGATGAAGCCTCTAGGCCTGCGCAAAATTACGAGACTCTTCGAGGGGTTTTCTGCAAGTTTGAGCCAGCTCTTCCTATGACCATCGGATCTTTGATCCAACGGACGACGAGGTCCTGTATCATCGTAGCACGGGAGGTGCGGGAGCACCTGGAAATCTCAAAATTATGTGGGAGGATTGTGCAATTTGTGTATGACATTTTCTGAAATTCTTTTATATCTTTTTGAGAAAGGGGTTAAAATCCACCCATTGATCGTGTCGTTTACGCCAATGACGTAGGAAGTTGTTGGATCTGCTTTAGTCATGCGACATAGAGTGCACGCATCGGTGGCTTCGCCCACCGCCCAACCACCCACACACGTGTCTCATCAACCATCCGCACACACTTATCTGTGTCTCATCAACCATCCGCACACACTTATCTGTGTCTCATCAACCATCCGCACACACTGATCCTCTCTGTATCCATCATCATCCTTATCCTCCGGTAAGCATTTGTCTTTCCCAAATGAACCTCACCCTCAGGCTTGCTCCCTTTCTTTCCATCCTCCTCCCGGAAGCTTCGAAGGCTGTCgacccctctctcctctcctctttttACCAAATAAGTTGTAAGACATGGGTAGAGGTAGCACTGCTGCAAAGAGCGGTAGGTTCGCAACATCGTTCATATTGAATTGGGCGACCACAACGTCGTTCGTGTTAGTAATGAGCGACTGCAACGCCGTCTGTGTTGCAATGGACGACCACAATGCTATTTGTGTTGCAATGAGCGACTACGAAGTGAATGGGCGACCACAGTGTCGCCTATGTTGCAATGGGTGACCCAATGTCGTTCATGTTGCAATGGGCAACCGCAACATCATCTGTGTTGCGATGGTGGCAGTGGAATGCACATGGGGACAGAGCCGATAGCCAGCAACACGAACGATCCTTTCCGAAGATCAATGCGTTGATGGTAGCGTCGACCATGGGAAACATTAACAAACAACCACTGATCACACCGAGCGATTTGCCGACTAGAGCGGTCGCCGCGTGTCCCTCGCGGGGCCCACACATCGCTTCCCCCATGTACCTTATCCCCAACATCGAGCACAACCACCCGTCGACCCTTTGTTTTTCCTCTTCGCCCAACCTATTTTCTCCTTGGATCTCGTCCCCTACCTATTCTTTTCTCTTACTACTCTGGCAGCTCGCGCTCGCGCATACCCCACAACCATCCAGCATCGGCAAGCAGATGTTGCAATGCAGCGCATGACTGCAAGCCTACCTTAGATAGACGATATTGCTTTGAGGGGCAATTGCCATGTTGCGAGGTTGCCATCACACGTC
This window harbors:
- the LOC119353039 gene encoding uncharacterized protein LOC119353039, with product MAANDGGPDLPANAPVDSDGDAGGPYIPAELVPDIAKHLTSLHDFFALRAGCRAYRAALPNCRALLANQPPHLLVPHTADPSLSLFKVLEPGCAAFSLALFHVPDRRLLRFRARLPFARTGGVLTSDGARVAAVDGATGEILVTDLLSGAQARFPRPPLEYSRVILSGGYVFAPAKGRTEIQYCSLWYAHWAVASYGGDFEIQDWRIVNGALYGLLPSCGLVMASLPKDNTMELWMLGGEFDEDLEETLKETVGGSLLGECGGEPLLICKVGRIDPEYKIFRWDFNVGKWVMITSLGGRTLFIGYDDFVACLGPDVPGIRADCVYGSLPWSGGWSEYSLVDGTCKCFPAQYPGEPGVGFGRPQVWVLPSLFCDY